One segment of Halomonas sp. TD01 DNA contains the following:
- a CDS encoding outer membrane beta-barrel protein: MSRSLFLLTPLATALFISSSAYADDHHHGHDHGHDHSGHAHEHDAYEHSNYEHSDAENSINVSLVVEGIYHNRFSGDANSPAGFSHGHESGHDHEEEHDHSSHSHDLDNGFNLGHSEVAIEGQTAHIEGKAVVSLTEDDITLEEAFIATRTLPNGLRLQAGKFLSDIGYINSRHPHAWDFVERPLVNEYLFGEHGLLDTGLQLTWSPNSTWTLGSELFQGEGEGFSRFDEGGYEDRTSGPRVGTLFAKYRPDLGANKQLTLGTSAGMNRQYVRVDDHGHHAHTAEGDNWFAGLDARFNYDAEQPGYQGNWQLGAEYFYSERDLQEHVQHHDHFHAHDHYTEQQDGAYIDAIYGLAPRWEVGLRAEALGLTNKVMGTHPTAIVSEETSWRQSAQLTWHVRDNMFVRTQLTREDFAGHDEQWVGMVQFNATFGSHAGHNH; encoded by the coding sequence GTGTCACGCTCCTTATTTCTGCTTACACCGCTTGCCACTGCTCTGTTTATTAGCTCCTCTGCCTATGCAGATGATCATCATCATGGGCACGACCACGGCCATGATCATTCTGGTCATGCTCATGAGCACGACGCCTATGAACATAGCAATTATGAACATAGCGACGCTGAAAACAGCATCAACGTTTCCTTAGTTGTGGAAGGCATCTACCACAATCGTTTTTCAGGAGATGCAAACTCGCCTGCAGGTTTTAGCCATGGGCACGAAAGCGGTCACGATCATGAAGAAGAACACGACCACAGCAGCCATAGCCATGATCTCGACAATGGATTTAACCTGGGACACTCTGAAGTTGCCATCGAAGGGCAAACCGCCCACATTGAGGGCAAGGCCGTTGTTTCGCTAACAGAAGACGATATCACGCTGGAAGAGGCTTTTATTGCGACGCGTACGCTGCCTAACGGGCTGCGCTTACAAGCCGGTAAATTTCTTTCTGATATAGGCTACATCAACAGCCGACACCCTCACGCTTGGGATTTTGTTGAGCGCCCACTGGTCAATGAGTATTTGTTTGGAGAGCATGGTCTGCTCGATACAGGCCTACAACTAACCTGGTCACCCAACAGCACCTGGACGTTGGGTAGCGAGCTGTTTCAAGGCGAGGGAGAAGGCTTCAGCCGCTTTGATGAAGGGGGCTATGAAGATCGCACCAGTGGCCCTCGCGTGGGCACGCTCTTCGCTAAATACCGCCCAGATCTCGGTGCGAATAAACAGCTAACGCTGGGAACGTCTGCGGGCATGAACCGTCAGTATGTGCGTGTCGATGATCATGGCCACCACGCCCATACTGCTGAAGGCGACAACTGGTTTGCAGGCTTAGATGCACGGTTTAACTACGATGCGGAGCAGCCCGGCTACCAGGGCAACTGGCAACTAGGTGCGGAATACTTCTATAGCGAACGTGACTTGCAGGAGCATGTGCAACACCATGATCACTTCCATGCACACGATCACTACACTGAGCAACAAGATGGTGCTTACATCGACGCTATTTACGGTCTTGCTCCACGCTGGGAAGTCGGTCTTCGCGCAGAGGCATTAGGGTTAACCAATAAGGTGATGGGCACTCATCCTACCGCGATCGTTTCAGAGGAAACTTCGTGGCGACAAAGCGCGCAGCTTACTTGGCATGTGCGCGATAACATGTTCGTGCGCACGCAACTGACTCGCGAAGACTTTGCAGGGCATGATGAACAGTGGGTAGGAATGGTTCAGTTCAACGCAACGTTTGGCAGTCATGCAGGACATAATCACTAG
- a CDS encoding NAD(P)/FAD-dependent oxidoreductase, with amino-acid sequence MTTTHPTVVIGGGIVGICCALYLQKEGLNVMLIEPAMAGDSTAKWSCGQIAVSEIIPQSKPGIIKKVPGWLLDQKGPLALRPSALPGLLPWMLRFMTHARRSRIDTIAHELASLTRCAFQDYEPLLAKCRRDDLIGHHPTLELFDDAAGLAHEQTYVELRRALGFVSETLNAEQIAAMEPALAGRFSHGLLLSDWRTVCDTETFLTELTHSFVEQGGTLVQGSVARIESQGSRAVGVTLASGEMQPAEQVVVAAGNGSSAFFETLGIKVPLIKVGGYQVLLPNPGVDLTHATFYADGGFGLIPMERGLQIGGTIEFAGNHAEPNFKRAEIILEKAKTILPSLNTAGMEFGAGWRPFLPDTKPVIDKSPLLENVAMAFGHGQLGLTIGATTGRLVADMLQGRDSQLNISPFSASRFTLAGG; translated from the coding sequence ATGACGACAACGCATCCAACCGTGGTAATCGGTGGCGGAATCGTTGGTATTTGCTGTGCCCTATATCTGCAAAAAGAAGGGCTTAACGTAATGCTCATAGAGCCTGCTATGGCTGGTGATAGTACCGCTAAATGGAGCTGCGGGCAGATAGCGGTTAGCGAAATTATTCCCCAATCCAAGCCAGGTATTATTAAAAAAGTGCCAGGGTGGTTGCTGGATCAAAAGGGGCCGCTGGCACTGCGGCCATCGGCATTACCAGGACTGCTGCCTTGGATGCTGCGTTTTATGACCCATGCGCGGCGTTCGCGTATCGACACTATTGCCCATGAGTTAGCGTCCTTAACGCGCTGCGCCTTTCAGGATTATGAACCCTTATTAGCGAAGTGCCGCCGTGACGATCTGATTGGCCACCATCCAACCCTTGAACTGTTTGACGATGCGGCTGGGCTGGCCCATGAGCAAACTTATGTAGAGCTACGCCGCGCGCTAGGGTTTGTTTCCGAAACGCTAAATGCCGAACAGATTGCCGCCATGGAGCCGGCGTTAGCGGGACGTTTTTCTCACGGTTTGTTGCTGTCGGATTGGCGTACGGTGTGCGATACCGAAACCTTCCTCACCGAACTCACCCATAGCTTTGTAGAGCAGGGTGGCACACTTGTTCAGGGGAGTGTGGCGCGCATCGAGAGCCAGGGGAGTCGTGCCGTTGGTGTGACATTGGCTAGCGGTGAGATGCAGCCAGCTGAGCAGGTGGTGGTCGCCGCTGGCAACGGAAGTTCGGCGTTTTTTGAAACACTGGGCATTAAGGTGCCGTTGATTAAGGTCGGCGGCTATCAGGTATTGCTACCCAACCCTGGTGTCGACTTAACCCACGCCACTTTTTATGCTGACGGCGGCTTTGGTCTGATTCCTATGGAGCGAGGACTACAGATCGGCGGCACGATTGAATTCGCTGGCAATCATGCTGAACCGAACTTCAAACGCGCGGAGATCATTCTTGAAAAAGCCAAGACGATACTGCCATCGCTGAATACGGCAGGTATGGAGTTTGGCGCTGGCTGGCGTCCTTTCTTGCCAGACACCAAGCCTGTGATTGATAAGTCGCCATTGCTTGAAAACGTGGCGATGGCTTTTGGTCATGGGCAATTGGGGCTAACAATAGGCGCCACGACGGGGCGCTTGGTAGCCGACATGCTGCAAGGTCGTGATAGTCAGTTGAATATTAGTCCTTTCAGCGCATCGCGGTTCACGTTGGCTGGTGGTTAA
- the nhaC gene encoding Na+/H+ antiporter NhaC, whose product MEEKPKRVRQKPSLGLALVPVVLTLIAIGVQIFYFGDFTPHIPLAIGLAITSLVGVKLGFRWKRIEDGAFHVINVSLPSVSVLILVGMIIGVWIASGTVPSLIYYGLLLLSPAFFLAAAMLICAVVSVSLGTSWGTVGTVGLALVGIGAGFEIPIYWTAGAVVSGAFFGDKVSPLSDTTNLAAAVTGNDVFSHIKNMMPTTIPAMLIALAIYLVVGFTMIDDQAASFERIDAITASLDEHFTISIWLLLPAVLVIGLAVKKMPPIPSLFAGVMAGAVTAMAVQGVGLHDIVTYANYGYSIETGVEAMDSLLNRGGIQSMMWTISLILIALAFGGALEKTGCLETIIKAIMAKVRSFKGVQTSAIATSFATNLVAGDPYLSVALPGRMYAPTYRGLGYSTLNLSRGVEEGGTLMSPLIPWNAGGAFVISVLGLGIGEGNVENLLYIPLAFACWLSPLIGIIYAQTGLFSPKATDEERALWDKQGEAIASSEALGAAADAAVTSPTPASSSS is encoded by the coding sequence ATGGAAGAAAAACCAAAAAGGGTTCGTCAAAAACCCAGTCTCGGGCTTGCCCTTGTGCCCGTTGTGCTGACACTAATCGCCATCGGGGTGCAGATTTTCTATTTTGGCGACTTTACACCACATATCCCGCTGGCCATTGGCTTGGCGATAACCTCGCTAGTAGGGGTCAAACTCGGCTTCCGTTGGAAGCGTATTGAAGATGGGGCGTTTCACGTTATCAACGTGTCTCTGCCATCGGTTTCGGTGTTGATCTTAGTGGGCATGATTATTGGCGTTTGGATTGCCAGCGGTACCGTGCCCAGTCTGATCTATTACGGCCTGCTTCTATTGTCCCCTGCCTTTTTCCTTGCCGCGGCGATGCTGATCTGTGCGGTGGTCTCCGTTTCTTTGGGGACTTCCTGGGGTACCGTTGGTACGGTAGGTTTGGCGCTTGTTGGTATCGGTGCTGGGTTTGAAATTCCGATTTACTGGACCGCTGGTGCGGTTGTTTCCGGTGCCTTCTTTGGCGACAAAGTTTCACCGCTTTCTGATACCACTAACTTGGCGGCGGCGGTTACCGGCAACGATGTGTTCTCGCATATCAAAAATATGATGCCAACGACGATACCGGCCATGTTGATCGCGTTAGCTATCTATCTGGTGGTGGGCTTCACCATGATTGATGATCAAGCGGCATCCTTTGAGCGCATTGATGCCATCACTGCGTCACTAGATGAACACTTTACGATTTCTATCTGGCTGTTGTTGCCAGCGGTGCTGGTTATTGGTCTAGCCGTCAAGAAAATGCCGCCGATTCCCTCCCTGTTTGCTGGCGTAATGGCGGGTGCGGTAACCGCCATGGCGGTTCAGGGGGTAGGCCTGCACGATATCGTTACTTACGCTAACTATGGTTACTCCATTGAAACGGGCGTGGAAGCTATGGACAGCCTGTTAAACCGTGGCGGTATCCAGTCAATGATGTGGACTATCTCATTGATCCTAATTGCCTTGGCCTTTGGCGGTGCGTTGGAGAAAACGGGCTGCCTGGAGACCATCATCAAGGCCATTATGGCCAAGGTGCGCTCTTTCAAAGGTGTTCAAACCTCGGCAATTGCTACCTCCTTTGCAACTAACTTGGTGGCAGGCGACCCCTACCTATCCGTTGCGCTACCGGGCCGTATGTATGCGCCGACTTACCGTGGTCTGGGCTACTCGACACTGAACCTGTCGCGTGGTGTTGAGGAAGGTGGAACGTTGATGTCGCCACTCATTCCCTGGAACGCAGGGGGGGCCTTTGTCATTAGCGTATTAGGGCTTGGTATTGGTGAAGGTAACGTTGAGAACCTTCTGTATATTCCGCTGGCCTTTGCCTGCTGGTTGTCGCCTTTGATCGGTATTATTTATGCGCAGACGGGCTTGTTCTCGCCCAAAGCAACCGATGAAGAGCGCGCGCTGTGGGACAAGCAGGGAGAAGCGATTGCATCTTCGGAAGCATTGGGTGCTGCTGCTGATGCAGCCGTCACTAGCCCGACGCCTGCTTCCAGCTCGAGCTGA
- a CDS encoding sodium-dependent bicarbonate transport family permease, whose product MPDIVVMFFLLGLVAGAVKSDLQVPKATYDTLSLLLMLTIGLKGGMALHGNIHWGLVPELTGVALLSAFIPLMLMPVLRRWVRLSAADSASIAAHYGSVSAGTFAVALAYVEARQLVVGSEVTLYLVAMELPAIMVAIALFRRYQGAAVKESTSKLWHETLTNRGVILLAGGVVIGTLYGPFQGEEVTALFTGAFKGVLALFLLEMGLTAAQTLRPMPWHHWRLVTFALVTPLLLSLLGILVGTLVGLPVGSVVILAALAASASYIAAPAAMRAAIPQANIGLAMLASLGITFPLNVMLGIPLYHMLIERLIS is encoded by the coding sequence ATGCCAGATATTGTGGTGATGTTTTTTTTATTGGGGCTAGTCGCTGGGGCGGTGAAGTCGGATCTTCAGGTTCCTAAAGCCACTTACGACACCCTAAGCCTGTTATTAATGCTCACCATTGGCTTAAAGGGAGGGATGGCGCTGCATGGCAATATTCATTGGGGGTTGGTGCCAGAACTTACCGGTGTAGCGCTGCTGTCAGCGTTTATACCGCTGATGCTGATGCCAGTGTTGCGCCGCTGGGTGCGCCTTTCCGCCGCCGACAGCGCTAGCATTGCTGCCCACTATGGCTCGGTCAGTGCTGGTACATTTGCGGTTGCGCTGGCGTATGTAGAAGCACGCCAGTTAGTGGTGGGTAGTGAAGTAACGCTCTACTTGGTCGCTATGGAGCTGCCCGCGATTATGGTGGCGATTGCCCTGTTTAGACGCTATCAAGGGGCTGCTGTTAAAGAGAGCACCAGCAAGCTATGGCATGAAACCCTGACCAATCGAGGCGTTATCCTGTTAGCTGGAGGGGTCGTGATTGGTACGCTATACGGGCCGTTTCAAGGGGAGGAAGTCACCGCACTGTTTACTGGGGCCTTCAAAGGTGTGCTGGCGTTGTTCCTGCTAGAAATGGGGTTAACCGCCGCGCAAACGCTGCGCCCAATGCCGTGGCATCATTGGCGCTTAGTGACCTTTGCTCTGGTGACGCCATTGTTGTTGTCGCTGCTGGGGATTTTAGTAGGCACGCTAGTTGGATTGCCGGTGGGCTCTGTGGTAATTCTTGCCGCGTTGGCCGCTAGTGCCTCCTATATTGCGGCGCCCGCTGCGATGCGTGCCGCTATCCCGCAAGCGAACATTGGCCTCGCCATGCTCGCATCACTTGGGATTACTTTCCCTCTCAATGTAATGCTTGGGATTCCGCTTTACCATATGCTGATTGAGCGCTTAATTAGCTAA
- the ggt gene encoding gamma-glutamyltransferase, translating to MMIPFLTSRPLKTLTASLCIGGLLVSPQAFTQEAILEGERFHPQESSRGMVATSHFLASEVARDVLAKGGNAVDAAVVAGFALAVTQPRSGNIGGGGFMLISDEESDEVIAIDYREMAPSAAFEAMFQDENGDAVTERSRFTHLAAGVPGTVAGLALALEEYGTLSLAEALEPAIRLAEDGFAVPPRFVQGLQETRERFEPWEASMAKFFKEDGSAYEVGDIFKQPDLAATLRRISEQGAREFYEGETAELIVAEMERHDGLITMEDMANYTPIIREPSHGTYRGYDIYAMSPPSSGGAHIVQMLNILEEYPIGEMGFGAAESMHLMAEAMKRAYADRSEFLGDTDFVDVPLAGITSKEYAAELRGQIGDQATPSADIAPGNPHDYESNETTHFSIVDDGGLAVSNTYTINFSYGSGIVVDGAGFLLNNEMDDFSAKPGVPNAYGLIGGEANKVEPGKRMLSSMTPTIVKQDGKNFLVTGSPGGSRIITTTLQVLMNVIDHDMNIQSAVSAPRMHHQWVPDEIRVEAGFSPDTLNLLEERGHTISQQPAMGAAQSIMIKEGMFFGGADPRRSTSSAIGL from the coding sequence ATGATGATCCCCTTTTTAACTTCGCGTCCGCTTAAAACGCTGACGGCCAGTCTATGTATTGGAGGGTTGTTGGTCTCTCCACAGGCATTCACTCAAGAAGCTATCTTGGAAGGTGAACGCTTTCATCCTCAAGAGAGTAGCCGTGGCATGGTCGCTACCAGCCATTTTCTTGCCTCGGAAGTTGCCCGCGATGTTCTTGCTAAAGGAGGCAACGCCGTTGATGCTGCCGTAGTGGCCGGCTTTGCGCTAGCGGTGACCCAGCCACGTTCCGGCAATATCGGTGGCGGCGGCTTTATGCTCATCTCGGATGAAGAAAGCGATGAAGTCATTGCCATCGACTACCGCGAGATGGCCCCTTCAGCCGCCTTTGAAGCTATGTTCCAAGATGAAAACGGCGATGCAGTGACTGAGCGTTCCCGTTTCACTCATTTGGCCGCGGGCGTACCCGGCACCGTTGCGGGGCTGGCTTTGGCTCTGGAAGAGTACGGTACGTTGAGCCTTGCTGAAGCGTTGGAACCCGCCATTCGTCTTGCTGAAGATGGCTTCGCCGTGCCTCCACGCTTTGTTCAAGGGCTACAAGAGACCAGGGAACGTTTTGAGCCCTGGGAGGCGAGCATGGCTAAGTTCTTTAAGGAGGACGGTAGTGCCTATGAGGTTGGCGATATTTTCAAGCAACCTGATCTAGCCGCGACACTTAGGCGCATTTCTGAGCAAGGGGCCCGTGAGTTTTACGAAGGAGAAACGGCAGAACTGATCGTTGCTGAAATGGAACGTCACGATGGGTTGATTACCATGGAAGACATGGCCAACTACACCCCCATCATCCGTGAGCCCAGCCACGGTACTTATCGCGGTTACGATATTTATGCCATGAGCCCTCCTTCTTCCGGCGGTGCCCATATTGTTCAGATGCTGAACATTCTCGAAGAATATCCTATTGGTGAAATGGGCTTCGGCGCTGCTGAAAGCATGCATTTAATGGCTGAAGCCATGAAGCGTGCGTACGCTGACCGCTCGGAGTTCCTGGGCGATACTGACTTTGTCGATGTGCCTTTGGCCGGGATTACGTCGAAAGAGTACGCAGCCGAACTACGTGGCCAGATTGGTGACCAAGCCACACCTAGTGCTGACATTGCTCCTGGCAATCCGCACGACTACGAATCTAATGAAACCACTCACTTTTCCATCGTAGATGACGGTGGTCTGGCAGTTTCAAACACGTACACCATCAACTTCAGTTATGGTTCTGGAATCGTAGTAGATGGCGCAGGCTTCTTGCTCAACAACGAGATGGATGACTTCTCCGCCAAGCCCGGTGTGCCCAACGCCTATGGTTTGATTGGAGGCGAAGCCAATAAAGTAGAGCCAGGCAAACGGATGCTTTCATCTATGACGCCCACTATCGTCAAGCAAGACGGCAAAAACTTCCTGGTCACCGGCAGCCCCGGTGGTTCACGCATCATCACCACGACCCTGCAAGTGTTAATGAACGTCATTGATCACGATATGAATATACAGTCAGCGGTTAGCGCACCGCGCATGCACCACCAGTGGGTGCCTGATGAAATTCGCGTTGAGGCAGGCTTTAGTCCAGATACGCTTAATCTGCTTGAAGAGCGAGGCCATACAATCAGTCAGCAGCCCGCCATGGGCGCAGCTCAATCAATCATGATTAAAGAAGGTATGTTCTTCGGTGGCGCCGACCCGCGCCGTTCTACCTCATCTGCTATTGGCCTTTAA